The window AGCCACACAGCCACACCTCGCAGCCCACCCCGACCTCGCCGCCCGACTCGACACCCTCACAACCTCCACCACGACCACGAACAATCCCGACTGATGCCCCACCCCGCGACAGACCGCGCCCCGCCCCATGGGATGCCTGGCGGAACGACCTCGGCCAGGCATCACGGGGTAAGGCGTTCACAACCCCGGAACTGGCACCGTCGGCTTCTCGCGACCACGCTTCAACTGCCTGCTCAGCGGCGCCCCAGACCCTCTTCCTGCAATTGATCACGTTGCTCCGATGACTGAATTGTGAGGTATCCGCGACCATGCCGACCGAGACCTTCGAGTTCCAGGTCGAGGCCCGTCAGCTGCTCCAGCTGATGATCCACTCCGTCTACTCGAACAAGGACGTCTTCCTCCGCGAACTTGTCTCCAACGCCTCCGACGCACTCGACAAACTGCGCCTGGAGAAGCTGCGTCACGACACGCTCGACGCCGACATTTCCGACCTGCACATCGAGATCGGCATCGACCAGGACGCCCGCACCCTCACGGTGCGGGACAACGGCATCGGCATGTCCTACGACGAGGTCGGGCAGCTGATCGGCACGATCGCCCACTCCGGCACCGCCCAGTTCCTCCAAGAGTTGCGCGAGGCCAAGGAAGAGGCAGAGGAAGGGCTCATCGGCCAGTTCGGCGTCGGCTTCTACTCCGGCTTCATGGTGGCCGACGAGATGACCCTGCTGACACGACGCGCCGGGGAAGGGGAAGGCACCCGCTGGACCTCCCGCGGTGAGGGCACCTACACCCTGGAGACGGTCGCTGACGCGCCGCAAGGCACCTCGGTCACCTTGCACCTCAAGCCGGCCGACCCCGACAACCAACTCCACGACTACACGTCGGCGTTCAAGGTCCGGGAGATCATCAAGCGGTACTCGGACTTCATCACCTGGCCCATCCGCATGGCACCCGAAACTCCGGCCGCCGAAAGCGATGACGACGGCAAGGGCGACAGGGCACCGGCGCTCGAGACGTTGAACTCCATGAAGGCGCTGTGGGCGCGGTCCCGCGACGAGGTGTCCGAGGAGGAGTACCACGAGCTGTACAAGCACGTCGGCCACGACTGGCGTGACCCGCTGGAGACGATCCGGCTCCAGGCGGAGGGCACCTTCGAGTACCAGGCCCTGCTGTTCCTGCCGGCCCATGCCCCCTTCGACCTGTTCACCCGTGACTACAAGCGCGGCCTGCAGCTCTATGTCAGGCGGGTCCTCATCATGGAGGACTGCGAAGCACTGCTGCCGCCGTACCTGCGCTTCGTCAAGGGGGTCGTCGACGCGGCAGATCTGTCGCTCAACGTCTCCCGGGAGATCCTCCAGCAGGACCGCCACATCGAAATGATGCGCCGTCGCCTGACGAAAAAGGTCCTCTCCACGGTCAAGGACATGATGGCCAAGGACCCCGACCACTACGCCACTCTCTGGCGGGAGTTCGGCACGGTCCTCAAGGAAGGGCTCGTCACCGATTCCGAAAACCGTGACGCCCTCCTCGCCGTCGCATCGTTCGCCAGCACGCACCACGACACCGAGCAGACGACCCTCAAGCAGTACGTGGAACGGATGAAGGAGGGGCAGGACGCCATCTACTACCTGACCGGGGAGTCCCGGCAGAGCATCGAAGCCTCCCCGCACATGGAGGCGTTCAGGGACCGCGGCATCGAGGTCCTACTGCTGACCGACCCGGTCGACGAGGTCTGGGCCGACGCGGTCGGCGAGTACGAGGGCAAGAAGCTGCGCTCCGTCGCCAAGGGCCAGATCGACCTCGACACCCGGGGCGGCGACACCTCCGACGAGGAGCAGAAGAAGCGGGACGAGGAGTACGCAGCACTCCTCGGATGGATGACGCAGGAGCTGGGCGAGGACATCAAGGAGGTACGCCTGTCTTCGCGGCTGACCGTCTCCCCCGCGTGCATGGTCTCGGACAACGGCGATCTGACCCCGGCTCTGGAGAACATGTACCGCGCCATGGGGCAGGAAGTACCCCGCACCAAGCGGATCCTGGAACTCAACCCCCACCACCAGCTGGTGCAGGCCCTCAACCAGGCGTACAACGAGCGAAAAGACCACGCAGAGCTCGGCGAGACCGCCGAAGTCCTGCATGGCCTGGCGGTCCTCGCCGAAGGCGGCCAGCCCAAGGACCCTGCACGGTTCGTCAAACTGACGGCAGACCGCCTGGAACGCGCTCTGTAGCCCACCCCACGACACACCGACGCCCACCTGGGAACAGCTGGCCGGCTTGCTTCGCTCAGCACGAGCAGGGGCGCTGGCCGGCCCGGGGCGCGCCGCGCAACCTGCCATGCGGTGCGCCCCGGCCGAGCGAGGGACGCTGGATGCGGCAGCGGAAAGACCCGGGGCGGCACGGTGGATGACCGCCGTGCCGCCGTGCCGCCGTACGAGGGGTGACACATCCGGCTGCGGCGGCTCGTCCGGCGGCAGATGCTGACGAAATCCAGCTGGCCAGTTCCGTCATGACACCGCCGGCAGGTCGCCTCAGGGCTGGACCGGCCATGCCCTACCCACGGCTCGCGAGAGTAGCCGCCGTCTCCAAGGAGGCGGCGGCTACTCCGTGGACCCTCAATTCCCGTTTCCCGATGGCCCCGAGAGTCTCAGTGACTGCTGGTGTCACCGTGGCTGCGGACGATCTCCTTCACTTTGGCGACCGCGAATCCCCATCCTTGCTCAACCGTCGGCTTGGCGGGCACAGCGATCTCGTCAGGGTTGGTGAGCACGTCGAGGAGCACCGGCCCGGGGCTGTCGAAAGCGCGACGTACGGCCTTCTCCAGTTCGGCCGGGTCACTCACCCGGATGCCGGTGATCCCCATCGCGGTGGCGACCGCTGCGAAGTCCGGGTTGTCCAGTACTGTGCCGAACTCCGGAAGGCCGGCCTGCTCCTGTTCGAGTTTCACCATGCCCAGACGGCGGTTGTTGAAGACGATCAGCTTCACAGGAAGTTGATGGGTCTTGAGTGTCATCAGGTCGCCCAAGAGCATGCTCAGACCACCGTCCCCGCAGAAGGCCACGACCTGCTGCTCTCGATTCAGGCATTGGGCGCCTAGCGCTTGTGGCATGGCGTTGGCCATCGACCCGAGGTTGTAGGAGCCGATGAGGCGGCGTTCGTGTCGCATTTCGACGAAACGGGAAAGCCATACGGTCGCCATGCCCGTGTCGGACGTGAACACGGCATCATCCGCCGCAAGCCGATTCACCGTGGCCGCCAGCGCCTCCGGACGAATGTCCTGAGTGCGGTTGTCGAGTGAGGAGCGAATACGGCCGATCAGGCCCTTGTCGTGCGCGGGATCCGCGAGCCGGAGCTGACCTTCGTGCCACCGGTCGAAGCGCTCACGCGCCTTTTCCAGGTGCGACCGGTCCCGTGCACCCCGAGCCCCCGGTGCCGGTGCGGAGAGGTGGCGCAGGAGATCACGAACGGTAGCGCCCGTGTCGCCGACGAGGCCGATGTCGACAGGTACCCGCCGCCCGATGTGTGCTGCCTCGCTGTCCACTTGGATGACGGTCTTACCCTGCGGATACCAATCCCGGTAAGGAAAGTCGGTGCCCAGGAGCAGGAGGGTGTCGGCGTCTTCGAGGGCTGCTGCAGCAGCCGGGTTGCCGATCAAACCGGTCTGGCCGACCTGGAACCGGTTGGCTGCGCCCTCGAAGCCCTCCTTGGCCTTCAAGGTGAGGACCATGGGAGCGGCCAGGCGGTCGGCCAGGGTCAGCACATCATCACGTGCGGCCCGGGCGCCCCTTCCCACAAGCAGCGTGATGCGCTCGGCATCGTCGAGGGTTTCGGCCGCTCGCCGCACGGCCGACTCGTCCGGTCGGCTGAGTGGGGCATTCAAGGAGAACCTGGCCGGACGGTCCCCGCTCAGTTCCTGTTCCCCGAGGTCACCCGGCACGGTCAGAACAGCTACGCCCTTGCGGCCCAGAGCAGTGCGAACCGCGGTCTCCAGCATCTGCGGGAGTTGTTCCGGGGAGGTGATGGTGGCCCGGAAAACGGCCACGTCACTGAAGAGGGCATCGTTGTCGACTTCCTGGAAGTAGTCGCTGCCGAGTTCGGCAAGCGGCACCTGGCCGGCGATCGCCAGGACCGGGGTATGGCTCTTGGCTGCGTCGTACAGGCCGTTGAGGAGGTGGACGGAACCAGGTCCGACCGTGCCCATGCAGACACCGAGAGTGCCGCTGAGCTGCGACTGGGCGCTCGCGGCGAATGCGGCAGCTTCCTCGTGCCGGCATCCCACCCACTCCACGTCGTCGGTGGTACGGATGGCGTCGGTCAGAGGATTGAGCGCATCTCCCACGACGCCGAAGACCTGGCGTACGCCAAGATCGCTCAGTGCGTCCACGATGACGTGCGCAACAGTACGAGCCACGTGAGTCCTCCAGATCAAACAGTGAAACGGTCGGGGTCAGCGGCCTTCCAGTCGGCCGCCCAGGACTGCGGAGGCTCGGCGAGAAGCCGTCCCGGCTCGAGCCACTCGTGCAAATCTGCGTAGGAGCGCTCGGTGTGGGGGGCTATTCGCCGGCGGAGCATGTGCGGACGCAACTCGGCAGGATCGGTGACGCCCATGGACGCCATGATCTGCAGCGCACTGGATACGGTCGCTTCCTGGAAGCGCTGAACACGCGGTGCCTTGTCGCGGACGTCGAGAGCGCGGGCACGTCGTGGATCCTGCGTCGTCACACCGGTGGGGCAGGTATTCGTGTGGCACCGCTGAGCCTGGATGCAGCCGACGGCGAACATCATCGCCCGCGCCGCGTTGCCGTAGTCAGCGCCCTGTATCAAGCGTTTGACCAGATCAGTACCGGTCGCGATCTTGCCACTCGCCCCGACTTTGATCCTGTCGCGCAAGCCCGCACCGACAAGCGCGTTGTGCACCGTGAGCAGGCCCTCGGTGAGCGGTGCCCCCACGTGGTCGGCGAACTCCATGGGGGCGGCACCGGTGCCCCCCTCTCCTCCGTCTACGACGATGAAGTCGGGCGCCGTGCCTTCCGCCAGCATCGCCTTGCACACGGCGAGGAACTGCCGGCGGGATCCTACGCACAGTTTGAATCCTGTCGGCTTGCCGCCGGACAGCTCCCGCAACCTGGCGATGAACCGGATCAGTTCCCTGGGGGTGGAGAACGTTCTGTGGTACGGCGGCGAGATGACCGTCCGACCCTCGGGCACGTCCCGTACCTTCGCGATCTCGGCGTTGACCTTCGTACCTGGCAGGACGCCGCCAATGCCTGGCTTGGCACCCTGAGAGAGTTTCAGGGAGACGCACTTGACGTGATCGTGCGCGGCCTTGTCGGCGAACTCGGCAGGATCGAAGTCACCGTCGCCAGTGCGGCATCCGAAGTACCCGGTGCCTATCTCCCAGATCAGGTCCCCACCGGGCCTGAGGTGGTACTCCGACAGGCCGCCCTCACCGGTGTCCTGCGCGAAATTCCCCGCAGCCGCCCCACCGTTGAGCGCAAGGACGGCGTTGGCCGACAGCGAGCCGAAGCTCATCGCCGACACGTTGAGCAGCGCCATGTCGTAGGGGTGCTTGCAGTCGGGCCCCCCGACCCGCACCCGCGGCGGCGTCTCTGGCACCGGGCAGGGAGCCATCGACGGCACGAGGAATTCGTAGCCAGGCTGATAGACGTCCCGTTCGGTGCCGTACGGCTGCTCTGCGTCGGTACCTTTGGCCCGCTCGTAGACGAGGGTGCGGACATCCCGGTCGAAGGGGCGCCCATCGAAGTTCCGCTCAATGAAGTACTGCTGCAGTTCCGGGCGGATGCGCTCCAGAAGAAACCGGGCATGCCCCAGCACGGGATAGTTGCGCAGTACCGAATGCTGGCGCTGCAGCAAGTCGACCCCACCCACCAGCCCCAGCAGCGTGAGCGGGACAGCGGCCGCCCACCACCAGGGCGACAACCCGACCGCGGCCACGGCCGCCGCTATGCCAGCGGCCAGAGTGAGAGCGACGAAGAGAGTGCGTATCACCCTTGGCTTCCTTGCCCTGGATCGGCGATCCACTCCTGCGATTTGGCCCACACCTGAGGTGTCCGCGGCCTGGGTCGATGCAAAGTGATCAGATCCTGCGTCTATCGCCCGTGCAGCCGTCAGCAGCCGGTCGACCCGACGTGCTGTCATCGCCCTGCCCGCGGACGAGGCCCACGGCTACCACCACCCGCACCGAGACGGCCTACGCCACCACCCCGGGGCGGGCCCCACCGGTACGAAGATCCCGTTCAACACCGAGAGGGCAGTCAAGTCGGCTCACACGGTCAAGCCACGCAGGGCTCGGTGGATGACGTTCTGCGGGTCCGCCCCGTATACCGCCGACTCCCGCAGCGTCCGCCATGTACGTAGACAGGTGTCGACACTGGCCGAGTCATCGACCCACAGTTCCGCATGCCAGTTCTCGACGATCACCTGCCGGTCGTCGTACAGCCAGAAACCAGTGGCTGGGGAATTTTCACGGACGCGGTCAGCGGGACGATCCCCAGCTCCACGGTGTCCAGGCCGATCGATGGAGAAGCCTTAGGTGCGTCGGTGGCCGCCTCGACTCCCTTACCGGCCCCTCTCGCCGGCCGTGACTGAAGCTTTTGCACTTCGCTCATGCGCCTGTTGGCCCTGGGACGCGCAGGACGCTGGTGAGTGGGGCCAGTACGCGCCATCCCATCGTTTCGTACAGGGCCCGCCCATCTGGCGTCGCGCCCAGCACGCCTGCTGTAGCCCCCTGCTCTGCGGCAGCGTCGGCGAGCCCGCGCATCACCACACGCCCCAGGCCGCGGCGCTGGTGGGCCGGGTCTGTCTCCACCTGGTCGACGACGGCGGTGGGGCCGGTGACAGCGATCTGTCCACGCGAGGCGAAAGCGCCGTCGGCCGTCCGCACCAGGGCGCGGGTAACGCCAGCACGTGTCCAGGTCGTCAGCTGATAGCCGGCAGGGAGGGGGCCCGGGACCTGGGTGGGGTCGACGAGTAGGGACGCGGACATCAGGTAGCCGGATCCGCCGGCGAGTTGCCAGCCCGGGGCCAGCCAGGGTTCGAGTGTTTCGGGTGGGACGAAGGCCTTCAACCAGACACCGGGCGTGGTGGTGCGCTTGGTGATCTCTTGGAGGGTCGCCTCGACCGCGGAGGACAGGACGTGGCGCATGACGTGTCCGGGTAGGCCCACGTCGACGGTGAAGCCCCAGGGCGACGGCACAGGTTCGGCTGCACCGCGCGAGGCGGACCAACCGTGAACCCATGCCCGTACAGCCTCGTCCGTGCTTGCGAAAGGCAAGGCTTCTCCCTCATGCCGGTAACAGGTGCACCTCGCAGGTGATTATTACATCAGGAGATCCACCGCGAGGGAAGGCTCGTCCCGGCAGGCCTTTGCCATGCCTCCTGGTCTCCCGCCATGGCCGGTCGCCGACCCTGGTTGCGCGGTGGCTCAGCCAGGGAAGCCACGGTCCACACCGGCACGGCCATGGCCTCAGGTTCCGAAGCACCCCAAGTAGTGCCAGACCTTCTCAGGCGCCTGCGCGTCACCCGGGATGGCGAGCACGGTCAGCGGTCAACACCCGCTCGCGGAGCGCGCTTTCGCCGCACCTGCATTGGTTCCACGTGAAGGGAAGCAGCATGTAGAGCCGCAGAGAGCCGGGAAACGGCCAGGAAAGAGGGGCTTCGGCCACGAACAGATTGCCCCTGCCTCATTCCTGTTTGCGCCGGGCGAACCAGTTGGCCGCCAGCAGCCAGGACCACAGCAGGACCAGCACGGCCGCTATCGCTATGCGGCTCACGCTGTCCTTGTCCATCAGGCGCCACACCAGCAGGCCGATACTGATACATAGCATCGGCCAGAAGAGTCGCGGGCCCCACCGATTTCCCGGCCTCGTCCACCGCGGCGGGACACGAGGATCGGAAGGTTGCGTCATATGCGCCCTCCTTTCCGGCAGCCGTGCGCCCTGACTGTCCGGCTGTACCGGACACACGGCGGGCGCCGCCTCAAGCAGTCTGACTTACCGTCAAATGTTGTGCACCAGCATCCAGGTGGCGAACGCCAGGAAGACCACCCCTGTCACCCGCTGCATGGCGTACCCCTTCCCCGTGGGTTCGGTCCCCTCAGGATTCTTGACCCAGCCCCGCTGCATTCGACTATTCATCCGCCACAACAGCTGAGGACGGATGACCTGCACGAGGCCCGTGATCAGGAACAGGGACATGAACACGATGAAGGCGGGGCTGGAATTGCCGCCGTCGGAGGCCACACGCACTATCGCACTGTGTTCCATGATGCCCCGCTTCCCTGACGTCTCCTCAACAAACGTACTGTCATATGCACGCCTGAATGTGTGTGGTGTTTCATGCGTGCAACGGCGGTTGTCGGAATGGGCGTGGCGTCTGGCGCTTTTCCGCGCTGTGTTGGATGACCCGCTGGGCTCCTGTCGCCGCTTGACTGTCAGCGTTTGTTTCGCCGACGAATCGCTACCGCGGCCAACACGAAGCCCAGCACGACAATCAGCACCTCCACCCACGCAGGGACGAAATCCGGTGCCCGGCCGCCCACCGCCGTCACGACCCACTCTCCGCCGGCCATACCCTTCCCTTCCCTCAGGCGAGCCACATGTGCAGCTCTGACTCGCGGCCGACGTAACCGCCATGGATGATGTGTCAATGTCGGTTGGCGGTAAGCGCTCATCGGACCGCACGGTCGACGACTGGTGCCGGTGACGTCCGCCGC of the Streptomyces sp. 1222.5 genome contains:
- the htpG gene encoding molecular chaperone HtpG, whose protein sequence is MPTETFEFQVEARQLLQLMIHSVYSNKDVFLRELVSNASDALDKLRLEKLRHDTLDADISDLHIEIGIDQDARTLTVRDNGIGMSYDEVGQLIGTIAHSGTAQFLQELREAKEEAEEGLIGQFGVGFYSGFMVADEMTLLTRRAGEGEGTRWTSRGEGTYTLETVADAPQGTSVTLHLKPADPDNQLHDYTSAFKVREIIKRYSDFITWPIRMAPETPAAESDDDGKGDRAPALETLNSMKALWARSRDEVSEEEYHELYKHVGHDWRDPLETIRLQAEGTFEYQALLFLPAHAPFDLFTRDYKRGLQLYVRRVLIMEDCEALLPPYLRFVKGVVDAADLSLNVSREILQQDRHIEMMRRRLTKKVLSTVKDMMAKDPDHYATLWREFGTVLKEGLVTDSENRDALLAVASFASTHHDTEQTTLKQYVERMKEGQDAIYYLTGESRQSIEASPHMEAFRDRGIEVLLLTDPVDEVWADAVGEYEGKKLRSVAKGQIDLDTRGGDTSDEEQKKRDEEYAALLGWMTQELGEDIKEVRLSSRLTVSPACMVSDNGDLTPALENMYRAMGQEVPRTKRILELNPHHQLVQALNQAYNERKDHAELGETAEVLHGLAVLAEGGQPKDPARFVKLTADRLERAL
- a CDS encoding thiamine pyrophosphate-dependent enzyme, whose protein sequence is MARTVAHVIVDALSDLGVRQVFGVVGDALNPLTDAIRTTDDVEWVGCRHEEAAAFAASAQSQLSGTLGVCMGTVGPGSVHLLNGLYDAAKSHTPVLAIAGQVPLAELGSDYFQEVDNDALFSDVAVFRATITSPEQLPQMLETAVRTALGRKGVAVLTVPGDLGEQELSGDRPARFSLNAPLSRPDESAVRRAAETLDDAERITLLVGRGARAARDDVLTLADRLAAPMVLTLKAKEGFEGAANRFQVGQTGLIGNPAAAAALEDADTLLLLGTDFPYRDWYPQGKTVIQVDSEAAHIGRRVPVDIGLVGDTGATVRDLLRHLSAPAPGARGARDRSHLEKARERFDRWHEGQLRLADPAHDKGLIGRIRSSLDNRTQDIRPEALAATVNRLAADDAVFTSDTGMATVWLSRFVEMRHERRLIGSYNLGSMANAMPQALGAQCLNREQQVVAFCGDGGLSMLLGDLMTLKTHQLPVKLIVFNNRRLGMVKLEQEQAGLPEFGTVLDNPDFAAVATAMGITGIRVSDPAELEKAVRRAFDSPGPVLLDVLTNPDEIAVPAKPTVEQGWGFAVAKVKEIVRSHGDTSSH
- a CDS encoding FMN-binding glutamate synthase family protein, which produces MIRTLFVALTLAAGIAAAVAAVGLSPWWWAAAVPLTLLGLVGGVDLLQRQHSVLRNYPVLGHARFLLERIRPELQQYFIERNFDGRPFDRDVRTLVYERAKGTDAEQPYGTERDVYQPGYEFLVPSMAPCPVPETPPRVRVGGPDCKHPYDMALLNVSAMSFGSLSANAVLALNGGAAAGNFAQDTGEGGLSEYHLRPGGDLIWEIGTGYFGCRTGDGDFDPAEFADKAAHDHVKCVSLKLSQGAKPGIGGVLPGTKVNAEIAKVRDVPEGRTVISPPYHRTFSTPRELIRFIARLRELSGGKPTGFKLCVGSRRQFLAVCKAMLAEGTAPDFIVVDGGEGGTGAAPMEFADHVGAPLTEGLLTVHNALVGAGLRDRIKVGASGKIATGTDLVKRLIQGADYGNAARAMMFAVGCIQAQRCHTNTCPTGVTTQDPRRARALDVRDKAPRVQRFQEATVSSALQIMASMGVTDPAELRPHMLRRRIAPHTERSYADLHEWLEPGRLLAEPPQSWAADWKAADPDRFTV
- a CDS encoding GNAT family N-acetyltransferase is translated as MRHVLSSAVEATLQEITKRTTTPGVWLKAFVPPETLEPWLAPGWQLAGGSGYLMSASLLVDPTQVPGPLPAGYQLTTWTRAGVTRALVRTADGAFASRGQIAVTGPTAVVDQVETDPAHQRRGLGRVVMRGLADAAAEQGATAGVLGATPDGRALYETMGWRVLAPLTSVLRVPGPTGA
- a CDS encoding DUF6199 family natural product biosynthesis protein, with translation MEHSAIVRVASDGGNSSPAFIVFMSLFLITGLVQVIRPQLLWRMNSRMQRGWVKNPEGTEPTGKGYAMQRVTGVVFLAFATWMLVHNI